Proteins found in one Bacillus subtilis subsp. subtilis str. 168 genomic segment:
- the feuV gene encoding iron(III)-siderophore transporter (ATP binding component) (Evidence 1a: Function from experimental evidences in the studied strain; PubMedId: 12354229, 16672620, 24847778, 25288929; Product type t: transporter) — translation MGMSAISTETLSLGYGDAVIIDELNLTIPKGEITVFIGSNGCGKSTLLRSLARLMKPRGGSVLLEGRAIAKLPTKEVAKELAILPQGPSAPEGLTVHQLVKQGRYPYQNWLKQWSKEDEEAVERALKATKLEDMADRAVDSLSGGQRQRAWIAMTLAQETDIILLDEPTTYLDMTHQIEILDLLFELNEKEDRTIVMVLHDLNLACRYAHHLVAIKDKRIYAEGRPEEVITCDLVQNVFSMNCQVTQDPLFGTPLCIPHGRGRCIVQEAAFTSHG, via the coding sequence ATGGGTATGAGTGCAATTTCTACAGAAACGCTGAGCTTAGGATACGGGGATGCCGTTATTATTGATGAGTTGAATTTAACAATTCCCAAAGGTGAAATTACCGTATTTATTGGCAGCAATGGCTGCGGAAAATCGACACTTTTACGTTCATTAGCGCGCCTGATGAAGCCGAGAGGCGGTTCAGTGCTGCTGGAAGGAAGAGCGATTGCCAAGCTTCCGACGAAGGAAGTCGCAAAAGAGCTCGCAATCCTGCCCCAAGGTCCTTCGGCTCCAGAGGGGCTGACGGTGCATCAGCTGGTGAAGCAAGGAAGATATCCTTACCAAAACTGGCTGAAGCAGTGGTCAAAAGAGGATGAGGAAGCAGTTGAAAGAGCGCTTAAAGCAACAAAGCTTGAGGACATGGCTGACCGTGCCGTTGATTCTTTGTCAGGCGGACAGCGCCAGCGGGCTTGGATCGCGATGACGCTTGCCCAGGAAACGGATATCATCCTTCTTGACGAGCCGACGACGTATTTAGACATGACGCATCAAATTGAAATTCTTGATTTGCTGTTTGAGCTGAATGAAAAGGAAGACCGGACGATTGTTATGGTTCTCCATGACTTAAACTTGGCGTGCCGCTATGCGCATCATCTTGTGGCCATAAAAGATAAACGGATTTATGCAGAAGGCCGTCCGGAAGAGGTCATCACTTGTGATCTTGTGCAAAATGTGTTTTCTATGAACTGTCAGGTTACACAGGACCCGCTCTTCGGAACGCCTCTTTGCATTCCTCATGGCAGGGGCAGATGCATTGTCCAGGAAGCGGCTTTCACATCACATGGATAA
- the yusZ gene encoding putative short-chain acyl dehydrogenase (Evidence 3: Putative function from multiple computational evidences; Product type e: enzyme) — MNKKIAIVTGASSGFGLLAAVKLARSFFVIATSRQPEKAEQLRELAAAHNVSDSIHITALDVTDEQSIVSFGKAVSAYAPIDLLVNNAGTAYGGFIEDVPMEHFRQQFETNVFGVIHVTKTVLPYIRKHGGAKIINVSSISGLTGFPALSPYVSSKHALEGFSESLRIELLPFGIETALIEPGSYKTSIWSTSLSNFMSVPADDSAYHQYYKKILSYVQKNGEESGDPQEVADLIYQLATKQHIKNLRYPIGKGIKLTLLFRSLFPWSAWESILKKKLFS, encoded by the coding sequence ATGAATAAAAAAATAGCCATCGTGACAGGAGCGTCCAGCGGCTTCGGTCTGCTGGCAGCTGTAAAGCTTGCCCGATCATTTTTCGTGATAGCCACATCAAGACAGCCTGAAAAAGCGGAACAGCTTCGAGAATTGGCTGCAGCACACAATGTGTCTGATTCTATTCACATTACAGCTCTCGATGTCACCGATGAACAATCTATAGTCTCATTCGGAAAAGCTGTTAGTGCTTACGCCCCGATCGATTTACTCGTTAACAACGCCGGAACGGCTTATGGAGGATTTATCGAGGATGTGCCGATGGAACATTTCAGACAACAATTTGAAACGAATGTCTTCGGTGTGATCCATGTGACAAAAACCGTGCTGCCTTACATAAGAAAGCATGGCGGCGCAAAGATTATAAACGTGAGCAGCATCAGCGGACTGACAGGATTCCCAGCGCTGTCGCCATATGTTTCTTCCAAGCATGCATTGGAAGGTTTTTCTGAAAGCCTGCGTATCGAGCTGCTTCCGTTCGGTATCGAAACCGCTTTGATCGAGCCGGGCTCATACAAGACATCGATCTGGTCAACGTCATTATCAAATTTTATGTCGGTGCCTGCTGACGATTCAGCCTATCATCAATACTATAAAAAGATCCTTTCCTATGTTCAAAAAAACGGAGAAGAAAGCGGAGATCCCCAAGAGGTTGCCGACCTCATTTATCAATTGGCAACAAAACAGCACATAAAGAATTTGCGATACCCGATCGGAAAGGGCATCAAGCTCACCCTGCTGTTCCGATCGCTTTTTCCTTGGTCTGCGTGGGAGTCTATCCTGAAGAAAAAGCTATTCAGCTGA
- the mrgA gene encoding metalloregulation DNA-binding stress protein (Evidence 1a: Function from experimental evidences in the studied strain; PubMedId: 12029044, 8709848, 21057011, 22194458, 24123749, 28434086; Product type f : factor), with product MKTENAKTNQTLVENSLNTQLSNWFLLYSKLHRFHWYVKGPHFFTLHEKFEELYDHAAETVDTIAERLLAIGGQPVATVKEYTEHASITDGGNETSASEMVQALVNDYKQISSESKFVIGLAEENQDNATADLFVGLIEEVEKQVWMLSSYLG from the coding sequence ATGAAAACTGAAAACGCAAAAACAAATCAAACATTAGTTGAGAATTCACTGAACACACAATTATCAAACTGGTTTCTTTTATACTCTAAGCTCCACCGTTTCCATTGGTATGTGAAAGGGCCTCATTTCTTTACATTGCACGAGAAATTTGAAGAACTTTATGACCATGCGGCTGAAACAGTGGATACCATCGCTGAGCGCCTGCTGGCGATTGGCGGACAGCCTGTTGCCACAGTGAAAGAATACACTGAGCATGCATCTATCACAGACGGCGGAAACGAAACATCAGCATCAGAAATGGTACAAGCATTGGTAAACGACTACAAACAAATCAGCAGCGAATCTAAATTCGTGATCGGCCTGGCTGAAGAAAATCAAGACAATGCGACAGCGGACTTGTTTGTCGGATTAATTGAAGAAGTTGAAAAACAAGTGTGGATGCTTTCCTCTTATTTAGGGTAA
- the yusU gene encoding hypothetical protein (Evidence 4: Unknown function but conserved in other organisms; PubMedId: 22078549): MRKLLAVFSKGRWKMEQKLQEQLDGLLEKYTELLLGETNDELKEEVKQWILYTHIAKSMPPLAKHWNATYPDAKQGIKEIIQHIKELNEAHRNKQ, translated from the coding sequence TTGAGAAAGCTCCTTGCTGTTTTTTCGAAAGGAAGATGGAAAATGGAACAAAAACTTCAGGAGCAGCTTGATGGATTGCTGGAGAAGTATACTGAGCTTCTGCTTGGTGAAACAAACGATGAGCTAAAAGAAGAAGTGAAGCAATGGATTTTGTACACCCATATAGCCAAAAGCATGCCTCCGCTCGCTAAGCATTGGAATGCGACATACCCCGACGCGAAGCAGGGCATTAAAGAGATCATTCAGCATATTAAGGAATTAAATGAAGCGCATCGAAACAAACAATAG
- the spxO gene encoding regulator of SpxA degradation (Evidence 1a: Function from experimental evidences in the studied strain; PubMedId: 21378193; Product type r: regulator): MRELDEMISRLRNRGIKVEKVKYPKQTLSEKKWVHQCKQPLKTNYRDFNGYSFT; the protein is encoded by the coding sequence ATGAGAGAATTGGACGAAATGATCAGCCGCTTGCGAAACAGAGGAATCAAAGTGGAGAAAGTCAAATATCCGAAGCAGACCTTGTCAGAGAAAAAATGGGTTCATCAATGCAAACAGCCGCTCAAAACAAATTACAGAGATTTTAACGGCTATTCTTTCACATAA
- the cotNW gene encoding spore lipoprotein (Evidence 1c: Function from experimental evidences in the studied genus; PubMedId: 26497467; Product type m : membrane component), with protein MHLIRAAGAVCLAVVLIAGCRFNEDQHQAEGENTAVTQLKSVPYSNFSLRVSYGDGEHNRYEGIYTKNGTQEKAEIQDKLSGVNQEGEEALDEMKMILSELSVTDQMAETEVIHSVLAAFNLDSHYDHIDLKLKLKDGSIREIKK; from the coding sequence ATGCATTTGATCAGAGCAGCCGGGGCTGTATGTCTCGCAGTGGTTCTGATTGCGGGCTGCCGTTTCAATGAAGACCAGCATCAGGCAGAAGGAGAAAATACAGCCGTCACCCAGCTGAAGTCCGTTCCCTACAGTAATTTTTCGCTTCGTGTGAGCTACGGGGATGGTGAGCATAACCGTTATGAAGGAATCTATACAAAGAACGGGACTCAGGAAAAAGCGGAAATACAGGATAAGCTCTCCGGTGTCAATCAGGAAGGAGAAGAAGCGTTAGATGAGATGAAAATGATTTTGAGCGAGCTTTCCGTGACAGACCAAATGGCTGAAACAGAAGTGATACACAGTGTGCTGGCAGCATTTAATCTGGACAGTCATTATGATCATATCGATTTAAAATTGAAGCTGAAGGACGGCTCCATCAGAGAAATCAAGAAGTAA
- the fumC gene encoding fumarate hydratase (Evidence 1a: Function from experimental evidences in the studied strain; PubMedId: 2509422, 3130545, 3923430, 9647666, 22914898, 28032445; Product type e : enzyme), with translation MEYRIERDTMGEVKVPADKFWGAQTQRSKENFKIGSEKMPMRVVKAFAILKRSTALANKRLGNLDAEKAEAIAAVCDDVLKGKYDDNFPLVVWQTGSGTQSNMNMNEVVANRATALLKEKNSDQTIHPNDDVNRSQSSNDTFPTAMHVAAVLAVYEQLVPALDQLRNTLDEKAKAYNDIVKIGRTHLQDATPLTLGQEISGWVHMLDRSKEMILEATDKMRALAIGGTAVGTGINAHPEFGELVSEEITKLTGQTFSSSPNKFHALTSHDEITYAHGALKALAADLMKIANDVRWLASGPRCGIGEIVIPENEPGSSIMPGKVNPTQSEALTMIAAQIMGNDATIGFAASQGNFELNVFKPVIIYNFLQSVQLLSDGMNSFHDKCAVGIEPNKETIQENLSNSLMLVTALNPHIGYENAAKIAKLAHKEGLTLKEAALKLELLTEEQFNEMVKPEDMVKPKA, from the coding sequence ATGGAATACAGAATTGAACGAGACACCATGGGAGAAGTAAAAGTTCCTGCTGATAAATTTTGGGGCGCCCAAACACAGCGAAGCAAGGAGAACTTTAAGATCGGTTCTGAAAAAATGCCGATGCGTGTTGTGAAGGCGTTTGCAATTTTAAAACGAAGCACTGCTCTAGCTAATAAACGCCTCGGCAATCTGGACGCTGAAAAAGCAGAAGCGATTGCAGCGGTTTGTGATGATGTGCTCAAAGGCAAGTACGATGACAACTTCCCGCTTGTCGTATGGCAGACCGGAAGCGGCACACAAAGCAATATGAACATGAACGAAGTGGTAGCCAACCGTGCGACTGCTTTATTAAAAGAGAAGAACTCTGATCAAACGATTCATCCAAATGATGACGTGAACCGAAGCCAAAGCTCAAACGACACATTCCCGACTGCGATGCATGTTGCCGCTGTTTTGGCTGTTTACGAGCAGCTTGTGCCGGCGCTTGATCAGCTTCGCAATACACTGGATGAAAAAGCAAAAGCATACAATGATATTGTCAAAATCGGACGCACGCATCTTCAGGATGCTACGCCACTGACCCTCGGACAGGAAATCAGCGGATGGGTTCACATGCTGGACCGTTCGAAGGAAATGATTTTGGAAGCGACAGATAAAATGCGTGCGCTTGCAATTGGTGGAACGGCTGTCGGAACGGGTATCAACGCCCACCCAGAGTTTGGAGAGCTTGTCTCAGAAGAGATCACTAAGCTGACCGGCCAAACGTTCAGCAGCTCGCCGAATAAATTCCACGCGCTGACAAGCCATGACGAAATCACTTATGCGCATGGCGCATTAAAAGCGCTTGCGGCTGACTTAATGAAAATCGCGAACGATGTCAGATGGCTCGCAAGCGGACCCCGCTGCGGCATCGGGGAGATCGTCATTCCTGAAAATGAGCCGGGAAGCTCTATTATGCCTGGTAAAGTCAATCCGACACAAAGCGAAGCGTTAACAATGATCGCAGCGCAAATCATGGGGAACGATGCGACAATCGGCTTTGCGGCGAGTCAGGGGAACTTTGAACTGAACGTGTTTAAGCCTGTTATTATTTACAACTTCCTGCAATCTGTGCAGCTGCTCAGTGACGGCATGAATTCATTCCATGATAAATGTGCTGTCGGTATTGAGCCTAATAAAGAAACCATTCAGGAAAACCTGTCAAATTCATTAATGCTTGTTACGGCGCTGAACCCGCATATCGGTTATGAAAACGCGGCGAAAATCGCCAAGCTTGCCCATAAAGAGGGATTGACGCTCAAAGAAGCAGCTTTGAAGCTTGAATTGCTGACAGAGGAGCAATTTAACGAAATGGTTAAGCCGGAAGACATGGTAAAACCAAAGGCGTAA
- the yvzF gene encoding hypothetical protein (Evidence 4: Unknown function but conserved in other organisms; PubMedId: 22720735) — protein sequence MAQVRLAGKQEEIEQLIRSFEQHYDVSYTSKEYGRTNPKYKYSKDSRVYLELKLKSAKIEK from the coding sequence GTGGCACAGGTAAGGCTAGCTGGAAAACAAGAAGAAATTGAACAGCTCATTAGATCATTTGAACAGCATTATGATGTCTCTTATACATCAAAGGAGTACGGCAGGACAAATCCAAAATACAAATATTCAAAGGATTCCCGCGTATATCTTGAATTAAAATTAAAATCTGCCAAGATCGAAAAATAA
- the cssS gene encoding folding stress-sensitive two-component sensor histidine kinase (Evidence 1a: Function from experimental evidences in the studied strain; PubMedId: 11555295, 11717295, 12270824, 15856219, 16911528, 17586671, 27026185; Product type rc: receptor) produces the protein MKNKPLAFQIWVVISGILLAISILLLVLFSNTLRDFFTNETYTTIENEQHVLTEYRLPGSIERRYYSEEATAPTTVRSVQHVLLPENEEASSDKDLSILSSSFIHKVYKLADKQEAKKKRYSADVNGEKVFFVIKKGLSVNGQSAMMLSYALDSYRDDLAYTLFKQLLFIIAVVILLSWIPAIWLAKYLSRPLVSFEKHVKRISEQDWDDPVKVDRKDEIGKLGHTIEEMRQKLVQKDETERTLLQNISHDLKTPVMVIRGYTQSIKDGIFPKGDLENTVDVIECEALKLEKKIKDLLYLTKLDYLAKQKVQHDMFSIVEVTEEVIERLKWARKELSWEIDVEEDILMPGDPEQWNKLLENILENQIRYAETKIEISMKQDDRNIVITIKNDGPHIEDEMLSSLYEPFNKGKKGEFGIGLSIVKRILTLHKASISIENDKTGVTYRIAVPK, from the coding sequence ATGAAAAACAAGCCGCTCGCGTTTCAGATATGGGTTGTCATATCCGGCATCCTGTTAGCGATATCGATTTTACTGCTTGTGTTATTTTCAAACACGCTGCGAGATTTTTTCACTAATGAAACGTATACGACGATTGAAAATGAGCAGCATGTTCTGACAGAGTACCGCCTGCCAGGTTCGATTGAAAGGCGCTATTACAGCGAGGAAGCGACGGCGCCGACAACTGTCCGCTCCGTACAGCACGTGCTCCTTCCTGAAAATGAAGAGGCTTCTTCAGACAAGGATTTAAGCATTCTGTCATCTTCATTTATCCACAAGGTGTACAAGCTGGCTGATAAGCAGGAAGCTAAAAAGAAACGTTACAGCGCCGACGTCAATGGAGAGAAAGTGTTTTTTGTCATTAAAAAGGGACTTTCCGTCAATGGACAATCAGCGATGATGCTCTCTTACGCGCTTGATTCTTATCGGGACGATTTGGCCTATACCTTGTTCAAACAGCTTCTGTTTATTATAGCTGTCGTCATTTTATTAAGCTGGATTCCGGCTATTTGGCTTGCAAAGTATTTATCAAGGCCTCTTGTATCATTTGAAAAACACGTCAAACGGATTTCTGAACAGGATTGGGATGACCCAGTAAAAGTGGACCGGAAAGATGAAATCGGCAAATTGGGCCATACCATCGAAGAGATGCGCCAAAAGCTTGTGCAAAAGGATGAAACAGAAAGAACTCTATTGCAAAATATCTCTCATGATTTAAAAACGCCGGTCATGGTCATCAGAGGCTATACACAATCAATTAAAGACGGGATTTTTCCTAAAGGAGACCTTGAAAACACTGTAGATGTTATTGAATGCGAAGCTCTTAAGCTGGAGAAAAAAATAAAGGATTTATTATATTTAACGAAGCTGGATTATTTAGCGAAGCAAAAAGTGCAGCACGACATGTTCAGTATTGTGGAAGTGACAGAAGAAGTCATCGAACGATTGAAGTGGGCGCGGAAAGAACTATCGTGGGAAATTGATGTAGAAGAGGATATTTTGATGCCGGGCGATCCGGAGCAATGGAACAAACTCCTCGAAAACATTTTGGAAAATCAAATCCGCTATGCTGAGACAAAAATAGAAATCAGCATGAAACAAGATGATCGAAATATCGTGATCACCATTAAAAATGACGGTCCGCATATTGAAGATGAGATGCTCTCCAGCCTCTATGAGCCTTTTAATAAAGGGAAGAAAGGCGAATTCGGCATTGGTCTAAGCATCGTAAAACGAATTTTAACTCTTCATAAGGCATCTATCTCAATTGAAAATGACAAAACGGGTGTAACATACCGCATAGCAGTGCCAAAATAG
- the htrB gene encoding protease-associated chaperone for the extracytoplasmic folding and quality control of exported proteins (Evidence 1a: Function from experimental evidences in the studied strain; PubMedId: 11133960, 11717295, 16033468, 16911528, 22307758, 23937099, 24362423; Product type f: factor), producing the protein MDYRRDGQNDQHQTEPSHTEQQNTENQKLIGHSEQELLDAPVSYEAGRQETASALEMEKQETAVKKEKKRRAAWLSPILGGIIGGGLMLGIAPYLPSDQNQATETASANKQVQSDNFTTAPITNASNIADMVEDLEPTIVGISNIQTSQNNTFGTGGGSSSESESGTGSGVIFKKDSDKAYIITNNHVVEGANKLTVTLYNGETETAKLVGSDTITDLAVLEISGKNVKKVASFGDSSQLRTGEKVIAIGNPLGQQFSGTVTQGIISGLNRTIDVDTTQGTVEMNVLQTDAAINPGNSGGPLINASGQVIGINSLKVSESGVESLGFAIPSNDVEPIVDQLLQNGKVDRPFLGVQMIDMSQVPETYQENTLGLFGDQLGKGVYVKEVQANSPAEKAGIKSEDVIVKLNGKDVESSADIRQILYKDLKVGDKTTIQVLRKGKTKTLNATLTKQTESSSS; encoded by the coding sequence ATGGATTATCGACGTGATGGCCAAAACGATCAACATCAAACTGAACCTTCACATACAGAACAGCAGAATACAGAAAACCAGAAGCTGATTGGACATTCTGAACAAGAATTGCTTGACGCGCCTGTGTCGTATGAAGCGGGACGGCAGGAAACGGCTTCTGCTTTAGAAATGGAAAAGCAAGAAACGGCTGTGAAAAAAGAAAAGAAACGGAGAGCCGCATGGCTGAGCCCGATTTTAGGCGGTATTATCGGCGGGGGCCTCATGCTTGGCATCGCGCCTTATCTGCCGTCAGACCAAAATCAGGCGACCGAAACCGCTTCCGCAAATAAACAGGTGCAGTCTGATAATTTTACAACGGCGCCGATAACGAACGCATCAAACATCGCTGATATGGTAGAGGATTTAGAGCCTACGATTGTCGGAATCTCAAATATCCAAACCTCTCAAAATAACACATTCGGCACGGGAGGAGGCTCCAGCTCAGAAAGTGAAAGCGGAACCGGGTCAGGTGTTATTTTCAAAAAAGACAGCGATAAAGCGTATATCATTACAAACAACCATGTCGTTGAAGGCGCGAACAAGCTGACTGTTACGCTATACAACGGAGAAACGGAAACTGCCAAGCTTGTCGGCAGCGATACCATTACTGATTTGGCAGTTTTGGAAATCAGCGGCAAGAATGTAAAAAAAGTGGCGAGCTTTGGTGACTCTTCACAGCTGCGCACTGGCGAAAAGGTAATCGCTATCGGTAACCCGCTCGGACAGCAGTTTTCCGGTACAGTGACACAAGGTATCATTAGCGGACTGAACCGGACAATTGATGTGGATACAACACAGGGGACGGTGGAAATGAACGTGCTGCAAACCGATGCAGCGATCAATCCGGGGAACAGCGGAGGCCCATTAATCAATGCAAGCGGCCAGGTCATCGGCATCAACAGCTTGAAGGTGAGCGAAAGCGGCGTGGAATCACTTGGATTTGCGATCCCAAGCAATGATGTCGAGCCGATTGTTGACCAGCTGCTGCAAAACGGGAAGGTGGACCGTCCGTTTTTAGGCGTGCAGATGATTGACATGTCACAAGTTCCTGAAACCTATCAGGAAAATACGCTCGGCCTGTTTGGAGATCAATTGGGCAAAGGTGTTTATGTAAAAGAAGTTCAAGCAAATTCGCCGGCAGAAAAAGCAGGTATTAAATCTGAGGATGTCATTGTCAAACTAAACGGTAAAGACGTGGAAAGCAGTGCGGATATCCGTCAGATCCTTTACAAAGACTTAAAAGTCGGAGATAAAACAACAATCCAAGTGCTGCGAAAGGGAAAAACGAAAACGTTGAACGCAACACTGACCAAGCAGACAGAAAGCAGTTCAAGCTAA
- the cssR gene encoding folding stress-sensitive two-component response regulator (Evidence 1a: Function from experimental evidences in the studied strain; PubMedId: 11555295, 11717295, 12270824, 15856219, 16911528, 17586671, 27026185; Product type r: regulator): MSYTIYLVEDEDNLNELLTKYLENEGWNITSFTKGEDARKKMTPSPHLWILDIMLPDTDGYTLIKEIKAKDPDVPVIFISARDADIDRVLGLELGSNDYISKPFLPRELIIRVQKLLQLVYKEAPPVQKNEIAVSSYRVAEDAREVYDENGNIINLTSKEFDLLLLFIHHKGHPYSREDILLKVWGHDYFGTDRVVDDLVRRLRRKMPELKVETIYGFGYRMMSS; the protein is encoded by the coding sequence TTGTCATACACCATTTATCTAGTTGAAGATGAGGATAACCTGAATGAACTGCTGACGAAGTATTTAGAGAATGAGGGCTGGAACATTACATCTTTTACGAAAGGTGAAGACGCCAGAAAGAAAATGACACCGTCTCCCCACCTATGGATTCTCGATATCATGCTGCCGGATACCGACGGCTATACATTAATAAAAGAAATCAAGGCGAAAGATCCTGACGTGCCGGTCATTTTTATTTCCGCCCGAGATGCGGATATTGACAGAGTGCTTGGCTTAGAGCTTGGCAGCAATGACTACATTTCAAAGCCGTTTTTGCCGCGGGAGCTGATTATCCGTGTGCAAAAGCTGCTGCAGCTCGTATATAAGGAAGCTCCTCCTGTCCAAAAAAATGAAATTGCCGTCTCCTCGTATCGGGTCGCTGAAGACGCCCGCGAGGTCTATGACGAAAACGGGAATATCATCAATTTGACGTCAAAGGAATTTGATCTGCTGCTATTATTTATCCATCATAAAGGGCATCCATACTCTCGTGAGGATATCCTCCTAAAAGTGTGGGGACATGACTACTTCGGAACAGACCGGGTCGTTGATGATCTCGTCCGGAGACTGCGCAGAAAGATGCCTGAATTGAAGGTGGAGACGATTTACGGTTTCGGCTACAGGATGATGTCATCATGA
- the yuxN gene encoding putative transcriptional regulator (Evidence 3: Putative function from multiple computational evidences; Product type r: regulator), which translates to MKEKEKLIIETALKLFAQKGYNSTSVQEIAKECKISKGAFYIYFPSKEALLLSMLNYYYDKTFTRILNIKTKGDSPRTAYRKQLTVLYENILEHKDFISMQLKEGSLPYTEEVEQCAKKIRQSSLQFHIDSLLNIYGKKAEPYTAELCFLIEGISQIYLECMILLGYTVKPSQLADIIMNRIDDMVKGMSERNDKPFITLEEASSLFGPLTHGRPDPLTESIVKSLRDKINSLNTNSSLELSESLDILEAEMKKKTPKLAIIKGMIHNLTESEALAKDAEQLKYLLKQQHI; encoded by the coding sequence TTGAAGGAAAAAGAAAAACTGATTATTGAAACAGCCTTAAAACTATTTGCCCAAAAAGGATACAACTCAACATCAGTCCAGGAAATCGCAAAAGAATGCAAAATATCTAAAGGCGCTTTTTATATTTATTTTCCTTCGAAAGAAGCGCTTCTTCTCTCTATGCTGAACTACTATTATGATAAAACGTTTACCCGAATTTTAAATATTAAAACGAAGGGCGACAGCCCCAGAACGGCTTACCGTAAACAGCTGACCGTCCTCTATGAAAACATTCTTGAACACAAAGATTTTATCAGCATGCAGTTGAAGGAGGGTTCTCTGCCTTACACAGAAGAAGTGGAGCAATGCGCAAAAAAAATCCGCCAGTCCTCACTTCAATTTCATATCGACAGCCTGCTGAACATCTATGGAAAAAAAGCGGAACCGTACACTGCTGAGCTTTGTTTTTTAATAGAGGGCATCAGCCAGATTTACCTGGAATGCATGATTTTGCTCGGGTACACTGTGAAGCCGTCTCAATTAGCTGATATCATTATGAATCGAATTGATGATATGGTAAAAGGCATGTCTGAACGAAACGATAAGCCTTTCATCACATTGGAAGAGGCGAGCTCTTTATTCGGACCTCTTACGCACGGACGGCCTGACCCGCTGACTGAATCAATTGTGAAAAGCCTACGTGACAAAATTAACAGCTTAAACACAAACTCCTCTCTTGAATTATCGGAGAGCTTGGACATACTTGAAGCAGAAATGAAGAAAAAAACACCGAAGCTGGCGATCATAAAAGGAATGATTCATAATCTGACGGAGTCTGAAGCTCTCGCCAAAGATGCGGAACAGCTTAAATATTTATTAAAACAGCAACATATTTAG